From a region of the Luteibaculum oceani genome:
- a CDS encoding DUF2147 domain-containing protein, which yields MKGLIIAFLSCIVFLSPNLAQDKADKLVGVWQPSEGTSYIKIDKIGNKYFGRIVWLKEPLNEQGKPKTDKNNPDESLRDTPLKGYRILKDFVYDSEEGIWKDGTIYDPKNGTTYNCKIELTEENQIEVRGYVGTAAFGRTDVWTRLVKKK from the coding sequence ATGAAAGGATTAATCATTGCATTTTTAAGTTGTATCGTTTTTTTGAGCCCCAATTTGGCTCAGGATAAGGCCGATAAATTGGTTGGAGTATGGCAGCCAAGTGAGGGTACCAGCTATATTAAAATAGACAAGATTGGAAATAAGTATTTCGGAAGGATTGTTTGGTTAAAGGAGCCCTTAAACGAGCAGGGTAAGCCCAAAACAGATAAAAATAATCCAGACGAATCTTTACGCGATACTCCGCTAAAAGGATACCGAATACTGAAAGACTTTGTTTACGATAGCGAAGAAGGGATTTGGAAGGACGGAACCATTTACGATCCAAAAAATGGAACCACTTACAACTGTAAAATAGAGCTAACCGAGGAGAACCAAATAGAGGTTCGTGGTTATGTAGGAACCGCCGCTTTTGGCCGTACCGATGTGTGGACTAGGTTAGTTAAGAAGAAATAA
- a CDS encoding Tex family protein, which yields MQADSFLSQQLGFNIQPIKNTLALLDEGATVPFISRYRKERTGGLDEVAIQTIKDAYKAFQELEKRKEFVLKTIDEQGNLSEELKEKITQCTDLTTLEDLYLPFKPKRKTKAEAARKLGLEPLAGTLMKQSHNDVEVLALRFVRGEVSDVETALSGARDIMAEWISERAVAREIVRTHFGKSAQIAAKVVKGKDDQDSKYRDYFDFSEPLKRCPSHRLLAIRRAEAEGVLRVSISPDQEEVLHHLNRYFIKGNNEAADQVSLAITDAYKRLLKPSIETEFKNSSKEKADLEAINVFAENIRQLLLAPPLGAKRILAIDPGFRTGCKVVCLDEQGGLLHNETIYPHEPQNDKQKAASKLHQLIEAYKIEAIAIGNGTAGRETEYFVKNLRLPQHTETHMVNESGASIYSASAIAREEFPNYDVTVRGAVSIGRRLMDPLSELVKIEPKSIGVGQYQHDVDQKLLKEKLDQTVESVVNHVGVNLNTSSEHLLQYVSGIGPKLAKNIVSYRSEIRKFNSRKQLLKVSGLGAKAFEQCAGFLRIRNGKNPLDNSAVHPESYPVVENMAKHLNVDIKELIGNAAALEKIQLEEFTTNTIGLPTLKDIKKELLKPGRDPRGKATVFEFSKDVSKMEDLREGMILPGLVTNITKFGAFVDVGVKQDGLVHISQLADRYVSDPNEIVKLQQQVKVRVLEVDLSRKRIAFTMKI from the coding sequence ATGCAAGCAGATTCTTTTTTATCTCAACAGCTTGGGTTTAATATCCAACCTATAAAAAATACCCTGGCGCTTTTAGACGAAGGTGCTACCGTACCCTTTATTTCTCGCTACCGAAAAGAACGTACGGGCGGACTTGATGAAGTTGCTATCCAAACCATTAAAGATGCCTACAAAGCTTTTCAGGAGCTAGAAAAGCGCAAAGAGTTTGTCCTGAAAACTATTGATGAACAAGGGAATTTAAGTGAAGAGCTCAAAGAAAAAATCACTCAATGCACCGATCTAACCACCCTTGAAGATCTATATCTGCCTTTTAAACCCAAGCGTAAAACCAAAGCCGAAGCAGCCAGAAAACTAGGCTTGGAACCCCTTGCGGGAACGCTGATGAAACAAAGCCATAACGATGTAGAGGTATTGGCCTTGCGTTTTGTAAGAGGGGAAGTAAGCGATGTGGAAACAGCACTTTCTGGCGCTAGAGATATTATGGCCGAGTGGATTTCGGAGCGTGCGGTGGCTCGTGAAATCGTAAGAACGCACTTTGGTAAATCGGCCCAAATAGCTGCAAAGGTGGTAAAAGGAAAAGACGACCAAGACTCTAAATACCGTGATTATTTCGACTTTTCTGAACCGCTGAAACGCTGCCCTAGTCACCGACTTTTAGCTATACGTCGAGCCGAAGCGGAGGGTGTTTTGCGGGTAAGTATATCACCCGACCAAGAAGAAGTGCTTCATCACCTTAATAGATATTTTATAAAGGGAAATAATGAGGCGGCGGATCAGGTTAGTTTGGCCATTACCGATGCATACAAACGCCTTCTTAAACCTTCCATAGAAACCGAGTTTAAAAACAGCTCTAAGGAAAAAGCCGACCTCGAAGCCATTAATGTTTTTGCCGAAAACATAAGACAACTCTTACTGGCTCCACCCCTTGGCGCTAAACGAATTTTAGCGATAGACCCCGGTTTTAGAACGGGCTGTAAAGTGGTTTGTTTGGATGAACAAGGCGGGCTCCTACACAACGAAACGATCTATCCCCACGAGCCACAAAACGATAAGCAAAAAGCGGCTAGTAAATTACATCAGCTGATTGAGGCCTATAAAATAGAAGCCATTGCCATTGGTAACGGTACGGCTGGTAGAGAAACCGAATACTTTGTAAAAAACCTAAGACTCCCACAGCATACAGAAACCCACATGGTAAACGAAAGTGGAGCCTCTATTTACTCGGCATCCGCGATTGCCAGAGAAGAGTTTCCCAATTACGACGTTACCGTGCGCGGGGCCGTTTCCATTGGTCGTAGACTAATGGATCCATTAAGTGAATTGGTTAAAATAGAGCCAAAGTCTATAGGTGTTGGGCAATACCAGCACGATGTTGACCAAAAATTACTCAAAGAAAAGCTAGACCAAACAGTTGAAAGCGTGGTGAACCACGTTGGAGTTAACCTCAACACCAGTAGTGAACACCTACTGCAGTACGTGAGTGGTATTGGTCCCAAACTGGCTAAAAACATAGTTTCCTACCGTAGCGAAATTAGAAAATTCAACTCCCGAAAACAGCTTTTAAAAGTAAGCGGATTGGGCGCCAAAGCATTTGAGCAATGTGCTGGATTCTTACGAATTAGAAATGGTAAAAACCCACTTGACAATAGCGCCGTGCACCCCGAAAGTTATCCCGTTGTTGAGAATATGGCAAAGCACCTCAACGTAGATATAAAAGAGCTTATTGGGAATGCTGCAGCGCTTGAAAAAATCCAGCTAGAAGAATTTACTACCAACACCATAGGTTTACCCACATTAAAGGACATAAAAAAGGAACTTTTAAAACCCGGTAGAGACCCTAGAGGAAAGGCTACGGTCTTCGAATTTTCAAAAGACGTTTCCAAAATGGAGGATCTAAGAGAAGGTATGATATTACCTGGACTAGTAACCAACATTACCAAATTCGGAGCTTTTGTGGATGTGGGCGTAAAGCAAGACGGGCTAGTGCATATTTCTCAACTGGCCGACCGTTACGTTAGCGATCCCAACGAAATTGTAAAACTGCAACAGCAAGTAAAGGTTAGGGTATTGGAAGTAGATTTATCAAGAAAGCGCATTGCTTTTACCATGAAAATTTAA
- the aspS gene encoding aspartate--tRNA ligase, with product MYRTHNCGELRISNQHNRVTLAGWVQRSRDLGGMTFVDLRDRYGITQLVFNMESDAALCEQARKLGREDVIQIEGEVFERSSKNKNIPTGEVEVIVTKLSLLNEAKTPPFTIEAETDGGEDLRMKYRYLDLRRPPLQANLKLRHKASIETRKYLDSLDFLEIETPYLIKSTPEGARDFVVPSRMNPNQFYALPQSPQTFKQLLMVSGYDRYYQIVKCFRDEDLRADRQPEFTQIDCEMAFVDQEDILRNFEGLVRHLFREVKGVELPEFKRMDYATAMEKYGSDKPDLRFGMEFVNLNDHAKNKGFKIFDEAEVVLGICVAGGAAYSRKELDAFTNFVKRPQVGAKGMVYVKYNEDETVKSSVDKFYTEEDLKVWLQASGAKPGDALFVLSGDLNSTRKQLNELRLHVAETQGLKDKNVFVPLWVTDFPLLEWDEESERFHAMHHPFTSPKAEDIGKMESAPGEIRANAYDMVINGVEVGGGSIRIHDRELQSKMFDLLGFSKEEAQQQFGFLMGAFEYGAPPHGGIAFGFDRLCALLGGYDNIRDFIAFPKNNAGRDVMIDAPDKLDSEQLKELYIDLVEKA from the coding sequence ATGTATCGTACCCATAATTGCGGAGAATTAAGAATATCCAACCAACATAACCGTGTTACCCTGGCCGGATGGGTACAGCGTTCTAGAGATTTAGGCGGAATGACTTTCGTGGATCTTAGAGATCGCTACGGCATTACGCAGTTGGTTTTTAATATGGAAAGCGATGCTGCACTTTGCGAGCAAGCTAGAAAATTAGGCCGCGAAGATGTTATTCAGATAGAAGGAGAGGTTTTTGAGCGCTCTTCTAAAAACAAAAATATTCCAACCGGAGAGGTTGAGGTTATTGTAACCAAACTTAGCTTACTTAACGAGGCGAAAACTCCTCCCTTTACCATAGAGGCCGAAACCGATGGAGGAGAAGACCTGCGAATGAAATATCGTTACCTAGATCTTCGTCGCCCGCCTTTACAAGCCAACTTAAAGTTACGACACAAGGCCTCCATAGAAACTAGAAAGTATTTAGATAGTCTGGATTTTCTAGAGATCGAAACACCTTATTTGATAAAATCTACTCCCGAAGGTGCTAGAGATTTTGTGGTTCCATCTCGTATGAATCCCAATCAGTTTTACGCATTGCCTCAATCGCCGCAAACTTTTAAGCAGCTGCTTATGGTTTCGGGGTATGACCGATACTACCAAATTGTAAAATGCTTTAGAGACGAAGATTTAAGAGCGGATAGACAACCGGAGTTTACGCAAATAGACTGCGAAATGGCCTTTGTAGATCAAGAGGATATTCTTCGCAATTTCGAAGGTTTGGTAAGGCATCTTTTTAGAGAGGTAAAAGGGGTAGAGTTGCCAGAATTTAAGCGTATGGATTACGCTACGGCAATGGAGAAATACGGTTCCGACAAACCGGACTTACGATTCGGAATGGAATTCGTTAACTTAAACGATCATGCTAAAAACAAAGGCTTTAAAATCTTTGACGAAGCGGAGGTGGTTTTAGGGATTTGCGTTGCTGGAGGAGCAGCTTATTCAAGAAAAGAACTTGATGCCTTTACCAATTTCGTAAAGCGTCCGCAGGTGGGTGCTAAGGGAATGGTTTACGTTAAATACAACGAAGATGAAACCGTTAAGTCTTCCGTAGACAAATTCTATACCGAGGAAGATTTAAAGGTATGGCTACAAGCATCAGGAGCTAAACCTGGAGACGCATTATTTGTGCTTTCAGGTGATTTAAATTCCACCCGAAAACAGTTAAACGAACTTAGATTGCACGTTGCAGAAACGCAGGGTCTAAAGGATAAAAATGTGTTTGTTCCGCTTTGGGTCACCGATTTTCCATTGTTAGAGTGGGACGAAGAGTCTGAGCGATTCCATGCGATGCATCACCCGTTTACCTCACCAAAAGCCGAGGATATCGGAAAAATGGAAAGCGCACCAGGAGAAATTAGAGCCAACGCATACGACATGGTCATCAACGGAGTTGAGGTTGGTGGAGGATCCATACGTATCCACGATAGAGAATTGCAGTCTAAAATGTTCGACTTACTCGGATTTAGCAAGGAAGAAGCGCAACAGCAATTCGGTTTCTTAATGGGAGCCTTTGAATATGGAGCTCCTCCTCACGGTGGAATAGCATTTGGATTCGACAGACTTTGTGCCTTGCTAGGAGGATACGATAACATTAGAGATTTTATCGCTTTCCCTAAAAACAATGCAGGAAGAGATGTTATGATCGATGCTCCAGATAAGCTTGATAGCGAGCAACTTAAAGAATTGTATATTGACCTGGTAGAAAAAGCGTAG